A single region of the Bicyclus anynana chromosome 16, ilBicAnyn1.1, whole genome shotgun sequence genome encodes:
- the LOC112047539 gene encoding plexin A3 — MWRVLLALAAACAARASPDVVRTFSDPVAATGSLFDHLVVDRNTGRVYVGAVNHIYQLSPDLEVAQAIETGPVNDSAQCTFDCPPNFVKKPTDNVNKALVIDYATSRLITCGSVLQGLCSVRNLNNISHDVREVREPVVANNASASTVAFIAPGPPNPPMTQVMYVGVTFTGNSPYRSEVPTVSSRSLEDDRLFMIARTAVTTGTRMFVNSLSRERYPINYVYGFSSEGFSYFLTTQLRGVGSDTYYSKLVRVCHDDENYYSYTEIPMSCTGEGGGNFGYNLVQAAFVGKAGSVLAGELGITAQQEVLFAAFSQSESINTNTPSNLSALCVYSLKAIRRKFMQNIKTCFSGNGSRGLDFISPSHACIGTKLQSISEDFCGLDVNTPLGGEQPVEAVPVAVFRKRLTAVAATATGDYTVVFAGTSEGHLKKIVVESATSAFQYGDIVVDESSPVNKDLFFDTQLMHLYVMTERKVSKVKVQECSVYKSCQTCLGAKDPYCGWCSLENKCSLRSDCQEAAKDPLYWISYRSGRCTTITQVTPNQLQRTTARTLDLLIENLPTLNGQFLCAFTALDRTLITNATRKPNSVNCTTPRTDTLPPIPAGQHHFTAKLSVRTTQGPDFVATNFTFFDCNTYSSCTQCVSSSFPCDWCVDGHRCTHDTAENCRNDILVTGVSRIGPSYRSGPGFCPTINSTSDGTNEILVPSGVKKAIKVKVHIIGQFIVQTRFVCQFNIEGRVTHVNAQLLADTIYCEAVEFTYTSRAPNITASFAVIWGGSKPLDNPDNTHILIYRCNDMADNCGICLALPEKFGCGWCQGSDRCEVQEQCGVPSVWLNRTQTCPNPEIHSFKPQLGPWDGGTNITIEGINLGRNISDIYNGVTIAGIKCQPIIELYVKTRRIVCTVDGPGEEVPRDGPVVVRVADYRGESKHHYAFVNPKINSIQPKYGPQSGGTKLRITGEYLNAGSNIQAFIDDLPCAILSVSHEEAVCRTSHSYQLKMGTLRMRFDNGMRTLEREKFEYIEDPVVVSVESGPPLPSQRKQPKGIPSGGINIKVMGRNFHSIQFPQIYVYHDNRPYIAPCHRVDFQTHLICESPGIESAGLSLDPDRPLELEYGFNMDDVQSVQNLTSKTGDAFLLYPDPIYEKFDEDVKYYKSEYLTINGQNLDRACTEGDVEVHIGESLCNVTSLARHQLTCRPPSRDELPDGVDTPDVVVKVGRALTYKIGKLSYSSQAGLQAAIGKPVLFGVIASIVILILVFVVFLVMYRRKSTENIRVLKNMQEQMDILELRVAAECKEAFAELQTEMTDLTGDVTGGIPFLDYRTYAMKILFPNIDDHAVLQWERPELIRKEKGLRMFGQLIMNKTFLLLFIRTLESNRYFSMRDRVNVASLIMVTLQSKMEYCTDVLKTLLAELIEKCMESKSHPKLLLRRTESVAEKMLSAWFTFLLYKFLRECAGEPLYLLFRSMKGQVDKGPVDVITSEARYSLSEEKLIRQSIDFKPVTVSVSISQQTIFVSGLEATTENVQVKVLDCDTISQVKEKCLDALYRATPYSQRPSRDELDLEWRTGASGRLILYDEDSTTKCEGEWRKLNTLNHYRVPDSACLSLVAKQSSVYNLSNMEKNDKSHTYETLNRGKYGSASPPASPLKYEHGGGFKYWHLVRHHDGDAHKEGERGNKMVSEIYLTRLLATKGTLQKFVDDLFETIFSTAHRGSALPLAIKYMFDFLDDQALQHAISDPEVVHTWKSNSLPLRFWVNLIKNPNFVFDVHKSNTVDSCLSVIAQTFMDSCSTSDHILGKDSPSSKLLYAKDIPVYKEWVERYYADIKLMPAISDQDMNAMLAEESRLHTKEFNTNCALHELYAYAVKYNEQLMVTLEEDEFSQKQRLAFRLEQVHGLMAHDYNV, encoded by the coding sequence ATGTGGCGCGTGCTGCTGGCCCTGGCGGCCGCGTGCGCCGCGCGCGCCTCGCCGGACGTGGTGCGCACCTTCTCCGACCCGGTCGCCGCGACCGGCTCGCTCTTCGACCACCTCGTCGTGGACCGCAACACGGGCCGCGTGTACGTCGGCGCCGTCAACCACATCTACCAGCTGTCGCCCGACCTGGAGGTGGCGCAGGCGATCGAGACGGGCCCCGTTAACGACTCCGCGCAGTGCACCTTCGACTGCCCGCCCAACTTCGTGAAGAAGCCGACGGACAACGTCAACAAGGCGCTGGTGATCGACTACGCCACGAGCCGCCTCATCACGTGCGGCTCGGTGCTGCAGGGGCTGTGCTCCGTGCGCAACCTCAACAACATCTCGCACGACGTGCGCGAGGTGCGCGAGCCCGTCGTGGCCAACAACGCCAGCGCGTCCACCGTCGCCTTCATCGCGCCCGGCCCGCCCAACCCGCCGATGACGCAGGTCATGTACGTGGGCGTCACCTTCACGGGCAACTCGCCCTACCGCTCCGAGGTGCCCACGGTGAGCAGCCGCTCGCTGGAGGACGACCGGCTGTTCATGATCGCGCGCACGGCGGTCACCACGGGCACGCGCATGTTCGTCAACTCGCTGTCGCGGGAGCGGTACCCCATCAACTACGTGTACGGCTTCAGCTCCGAGGGCTTCAGCTACTTCCTGACGACGCAGCTGCGCGGCGTGGGCTCCGACACGTACTACAGCAAGCTGGTGCGCGTGTGCCACGACGACGAGAACTACTACTCGTACACGGAGATCCCCATGTCCTGCACGGGCGAGGGCGGCGGCAACTTCGGCTACAACCTCGTGCAGGCGGCGTTCGTCGGCAAGGCCGGCTCCGTGCTAGCGGGCGAACTCGGAATAACTGCTCAGCAAGAAGTCCTGTTCGCCGCGTTCAGTCAGAGTGAATCTATCAACACCAACACGCCATCGAATCTGTCAGCCCTCTGCGTTTACTCGCTCAAAGCGATTCGCCGTAAATTTATGCAGAATATTAAAACGTGCTTCAGTGGGAACGGGTCGAGAGGCTTAGACTTTATTTCGCCGTCGCACGCTTGTATCGGAACCAAGTTGCAGTCGATAAGCGAAGATTTCTGTGGGTTAGATGTGAACACGCCGCTGGGCGGAGAGCAGCCGGTGGAGGCGGTGCCGGTGGCCGTGTTCCGGAAGAGGCTGACCGCCGTGGCGGCCACCGCCACCGGGGACTACACCGTCGTGTTCGCCGGCACCTCGGAGGGCCATCTGAAAAAGATTGTCGTAGAAAGCGCCACTTCGGCCTTCCAGTACGGAGATATCGTCGTGGACGAATCGTCGCCAGTGAATAAAGACTTATTCTTTGATACTCAATTGATGCATTTATATGTGATGACGGAACGCAAAGTGTCCAAAGTGAAAGTTCAAGAGTGCAGCGTGTACAAGTCGTGCCAGACGTGTCTCGGAGCCAAAGACCCTTATTGCGGGTGGTGTTCGCTCGAGAACAAGTGCAGCTTACGGTCCGACTGTCAGGAGGCAGCTAAAGATCCCCTCTACTGGATCTCCTACCGCAGCGGTCGGTGTACGACCATAACCCAAGTGACGCCAAACCAGTTACAACGAACTACAGCAAGAACATTAGATTTACTCATTGAAAACTTGCCTACTCTCAATGGACAGTTTTTATGCGCATTTACAGCTTTAGATCGTACTCTTATAACTAACGCAACTAGGAAGCCCAACAGTGTGAACTGTACCACCCCGCGGACCGACACGCTCCCACCTATCCCGGCCGGTCAGCATCATTTCACTGCTAAGCTCTCGGTACGCACCACTCAGGGACCTGATTTTGTGGCaactaattttacatttttcgaTTGCAACACGTACAGCTCTTGCACGCAGTGCGTCAGCTCTTCTTTTCCGTGCGACTGGTGCGTGGACGGCCACCGCTGCACGCACGACACGGCCGAGAACTGTAGGAACGACATCCTAGTCACGGGCGTGAGCAGAATAGGACCGAGTTATCGCTCCGGCCCCGGTTTCTGTCCGACGATAAACTCTACGTCCGACGGCACGAACGAAATTCTAGTTCCATCCGGTGTCAAAAAAGCtataaaagtcaaagttcaCATTATCGGTCAGTTCATTGTGCAGACGCGATTCGTGTGCCAGTTCAACATAGAGGGCCGCGTGACGCACGTCAACGCTCAACTTCTCGCGGACACTATTTATTGCGAAGCGGTCGAGTTCACGTACACGTCTCGCGCTCCCAACATCACCGCCTCGTTCGCTGTCATATGGGGAGGCTCGAAGCCGTTAGATAATCCGGATAATACGCATATACTTATTTATCGGTGTAACGATATGGCGGACAATTGCGGTATTTGTTTAGCGCTTCCCGAAAAGTTTGGTTGCGGATGGTGTCAGGGATCGGATCGATGCGAGGTTCAGGAGCAATGCGGCGTTCCGAGCGTTTGGTTGAATCGTACTCAGACTTGTCCCAATCCTGAAATCCATTCTTTTAAACCTCAGCTAGGCCCGTGGGACGGCGGAACTAATATCACTATTGAGGGTATAAATCTAGGTAGGAATATATCGGATATTTACAACGGAGTCACAATCGCGGGTATCAAATGTCAGCCTATCATCGAGTTGTACGTCAAGACGAGGCGTATAGTGTGCACGGTCGACGGTCCGGGCGAAGAGGTGCCTCGGGACGGGCCGGTCGTAGTGCGAGTGGCCGACTATCGCGGGGAATCGAAACACCACTACGCTTTTGTGAATCCGAAAATCAACTCTATTCAGCCCAAATACGGACCGCAGTCGGGCGGCACTAAACTACGTATCACGGGCGAGTATCTGAACGCGGGAAGTAATATACAGGCGTTTATCGACGATTTGCCGTGCGCTATTTTATCAGTCTCTCACGAGGAAGCGGTTTGTAGAACTAGTCATTCGTATCAGCTCAAAATGGGCACGCTCCGGATGCGTTTCGATAATGGGATGCGCACTTTAGAACGTGAAAAGTTCGAATATATCGAGGATCCCGTCGTCGTGTCCGTAGAATCCGGCCCGCCGTTGCCGTCGCAGCGTAAACAGCCTAAAGGCATTCCGTCCGGAGGGATAAACATCAAAGTAATGGGGCGTAATTTCCATTCCATTCAGTTTCCGCAGATATATGTGTATCACGATAACAGACCCTATATAGCCCCTTGTCACAGAGTCGATTTTCAAACCCATCTCATATGCGAATCTCCCGGGATCGAAAGCGCCGGATTGAGTCTGGATCCCGACAGGCCTTTAGAGTTGGAATACGGTTTCAACATGGACGACGTCCAGAGCGTTCAAAATCTCACTAGCAAGACCGGGGACGCGTTCCTTCTCTATCCCGACCCGATATACGAGAAGTTCGACGAGGACGTGAAGTATTACAAGTCTGAATACTTGACCATCAACGGTCAGAACTTGGACCGAGCCTGCACCGAGGGCGACGTCGAAGTTCACATCGGCGAGAGTCTGTGCAACGTCACGTCTCTCGCGCGCCACCAGCTGACGTGTCGTCCGCCGTCGCGGGACGAGCTGCCGGACGGGGTGGACACGCCGGACGTGGTCGTCAAGGTCGGGCGCGCGCTCACGTATAAGATAGGTAAATTGTCGTACTCGTCGCAGGCCGGCCTGCAAGCGGCGATAGGGAAGCCAGTATTGTTCGGTGTTATAGCAAGTATAGTAATACTCATTTTAGTATTTGTCGTGTTTCTAGTTATGTATAGGAGAAAATCAACGGAAAATATTAGAGTACTAAAGAATATGCAAGAGCAGATGGATATTTTAGAGTTAAGGGTAGCCGCGGAATGCAAAGAGGCATTCGCCGAGCTGCAGACTGAAATGACCGACCTGACGGGAGACGTGACGGGCGGCATCCCCTTCCTCGATTACCGCACCTATGCCATGAAAATCCTCTTCCCCAACATAGACGACCACGCAGTCCTGCAGTGGGAGCGTCCAGAGCTTATTAGAAAAGAAAAGGGCTTGAGAATGTTCGGGCAGCttattatgaataaaacattCCTTCTATTATTTATTCGTACTTTAGAAAGCAATAGATATTTTTCCATGCGCGATCGTGTTAATGTAGCTTCTCTAATTATGGTAACTTTACAAAGTAAGATGGAATATTGTACGGACGTTCTGAAGACGCTCCTGGCGGAACTCATAGAGAAATGCATGGAGAGCAAGAGCCACCCCAAGCTGCTGCTGCGGCGTACGGAGAGCGTGGCCGAGAAAATGCTGAGCGCGTGGTTCACGTTTCTGTTGTACAAATTCCTGCGCGAGTGCGCCGGCGAGCCGCTCTATCTGCTGTTCAGATCTATGAAAGGTCAAGTGGACAAAGGGCCCGTGGACGTCATCACCTCCGAGGCGCGGTACTCTCTGAGCGAGGAGAAACTAATTAGACAGTCGATCGACTTCAAGCCGGTGACCGTGAGCGTTTCCATATCGCAACAGACCATCTTTGTCAGCGGGCTAGAGGCGACGACGGAAAACGTGCAAGTAAAAGTTCTCGACTGTGATACGATTAGCcaagtaaaagaaaaatgtttggaCGCTCTCTACCGCGCCACGCCATATTCACAGCGGCCGAGTCGTGATGAGTTGGATCTGGAGTGGCGCACGGGCGCCTCCGGCCGGCTCATTCTGTACGACGAGGACTCCACCACCAAGTGCGAAGGCGAATGGCGCAAGCTCAACACCCTCAACCACTACCGCGTGCCCGACAGCGCCTGCCTAAGTCTGGTCGCCAAACAGAGCTCGGTGTACAACCTGTCCAATATGGAAAAGAACGACAAGTCGCACACTTACGAAACGCTAAACAGAGGCAAATACGGCTCCGCCAGTCCTCCGGCTAGTCCACTCAAGTACGAGCATGGCGGAGGCTTTAAGTACTGGCACTTGGTGAGACACCACGACGGCGACGCTCACAAGGAGGGCGAGCGCGGCAACAAGATGGTGTCGGAGATATACCTCACGCGTCTGCTCGCCACCAAGGGCACGCTGCAGAAGTTCGTCGACGATCTGTTCGAGACCATCTTCAGCACCGCCCACCGTGGCTCCGCGCTGCCGCTCGCCATAAAGTACATGTTCGACTTCCTCGACGACCAGGCGCTGCAGCACGCCATCTCCGACCCCGAGGTGGTGCACACCTGGAAGAGCAACTCGCTCCCGCTCCGCTTCTGGGTGAACCTCATCAAGAACCCCAACTTCGTGTTCGACGTGCACAAGTCGAACACGGTCGACTCGTGCCTGTCGGTCATCGCGCAGACGTTCATGGACTCGTGCTCGACGTCCGACCACATCCTGGGCAAGGACTCGCCGTCGTCCAAGCTGCTGTACGCGAAGGACATCCCCGTGTACAAGGAGTGGGTGGAGCGCTACTACGCCGACATCAAGCTCATGCCGGCCATCTCGGACCAGGACATGAACGCCATGCTGGCGGAGGAGTCGCGCCTGCACACGAAGGAGTTCAACACCAACTGCGCGCTGCACGAGCTGTACGCCTACGCCGTGAAGTACAACGAGCAGCTCATGGTGACGCTGGAGGAGGACGAGTTCTCGCAGAAGCAGCGGCTCGCGTTCCGCCTGGAGCAGGTGCACGGGCTCATGGCGCACGACTACAACGTGTGA